One stretch of Vibrio kanaloae DNA includes these proteins:
- the thiE gene encoding thiamine phosphate synthase has protein sequence MNPYKLYLVTDDQQDLATLKFVVERAVSGGVTMVQVREKHGDVRAFIERAKAVKSVLAGTGVPLIINDRVDVALAVDADGLHLGQSDMPAVLARQLIGPNKILGLSIETDKQLQEADSLPIDYIGLSALFATPTKTNLKKHWGYEGIQMALDSTKLPIVGVGGINESNIPQLTETGIHGLALVSAICHAEDPKAATEYLLSLMK, from the coding sequence ATGAATCCTTATAAACTCTACTTGGTAACAGACGACCAACAAGATTTAGCAACACTTAAGTTCGTGGTTGAACGAGCGGTCTCAGGTGGCGTCACTATGGTTCAAGTAAGAGAAAAGCATGGAGATGTAAGAGCTTTCATTGAGCGTGCAAAAGCCGTTAAGTCGGTTTTAGCCGGAACGGGTGTACCGCTGATTATTAATGACAGGGTGGACGTTGCATTGGCTGTGGATGCTGATGGTTTACATTTAGGGCAATCGGATATGCCTGCAGTGTTGGCTCGTCAGTTGATTGGCCCAAACAAGATTCTTGGGTTATCGATTGAGACCGATAAGCAGCTACAAGAAGCTGATAGCTTGCCGATTGATTATATTGGCCTCAGCGCGCTGTTTGCTACACCGACTAAGACAAACCTAAAGAAACACTGGGGTTACGAAGGCATTCAAATGGCGTTGGATAGCACTAAGTTACCAATCGTCGGCGTTGGCGGAATCAACGAATCGAACATCCCTCAGCTTACTGAAACGGGCATTCATGGGCTAGCATTGGTATCAGCGATATGTCACGCCGAAGATCCGAAAGCCGCGACAGAGTATCTGTTGTCTCTTATGAAGTGA
- a CDS encoding methyl-accepting chemotaxis protein: MRHLSIALKIKLGYAICLLFFVISGFVSYKGIQTLSNGFSQYSDLSHKATLSGNIQVDFLEMRLASERYLESLDEQYEANYQSSKLAIDELLNNLIQTTTNTDSLSSLQLVQDNVAAFDSAYGSMKQSQLLIDQLVNVEMVKRETNALKAAQSLLYESYNNNDPNASLYAGMLMENFLAAKITVLSYSNNNDLKTYEAGKDIFEYSLPGIEGDIESLKSSPYQSELIEDFSNQREAYAKGFEQVHQQMIENTQRTATLASIGDSLAIAVADAQSILEQQKQALTPVLQASEKRSIQIIILLTGVALVIGMTSAVLVTRSITKGIAQVKQITNELSQGNLNVEVNIESKDEIGELLTNMEITIESLRDIVGQVNRSSVRIGEMSESLNQVTNNSSTNATQLNNEMINISSAVDQLASSTSEIAASANHASQVANQATENVAMGLKEVDKTLHEIGSADESMQVSSQKVTDLHKESMNIGAILEVIKGVSEQTNLLALNAAIEAARAGEQGRGFAVVADEVRTLAKRTQDSASQIDELITSLQRGAKDALESIKESHSTVSDASTQAQQASQNLHVINQHIQDLNQANSQIAVSVDEQDCLTKSLGENAQGANTIAQSNQESVSSISGAASDLTDVAHHLESQVNRFRT, translated from the coding sequence ATGCGCCACCTTTCTATAGCGCTCAAGATCAAGCTGGGTTATGCCATTTGCTTGCTCTTTTTCGTCATTTCAGGCTTTGTGAGTTACAAAGGTATTCAAACCTTGTCGAATGGCTTTAGCCAATACAGTGATCTTAGCCACAAGGCGACATTGTCAGGTAACATTCAAGTAGACTTTCTTGAGATGCGTTTAGCCTCTGAACGCTACTTAGAGTCATTGGATGAGCAATATGAGGCGAATTATCAATCAAGCAAACTCGCGATTGATGAACTGCTGAACAACTTAATCCAAACAACCACCAATACAGATAGCTTATCGAGCTTGCAATTAGTGCAGGACAACGTTGCGGCATTTGATTCGGCTTATGGCTCAATGAAACAGAGTCAGCTCCTCATTGACCAATTGGTAAATGTGGAGATGGTCAAACGAGAAACCAACGCACTGAAAGCGGCTCAGAGCTTGCTGTATGAGTCATACAATAACAACGATCCAAACGCGAGCTTATACGCGGGCATGTTGATGGAGAACTTCCTCGCAGCCAAGATCACCGTACTCAGTTACTCAAACAACAATGACCTCAAAACCTATGAAGCGGGTAAAGATATCTTTGAATACTCACTTCCAGGAATCGAAGGTGATATTGAATCTCTTAAATCATCGCCGTATCAAAGTGAGCTGATTGAAGACTTCTCTAACCAGCGCGAAGCGTATGCAAAAGGCTTTGAACAGGTTCATCAACAGATGATTGAGAACACGCAAAGAACCGCTACCCTCGCCTCTATTGGTGACAGCTTAGCGATTGCAGTCGCGGATGCTCAAAGTATTCTCGAGCAACAAAAGCAAGCGCTCACGCCAGTACTGCAAGCCAGTGAAAAACGCTCTATTCAAATCATCATCTTGCTTACGGGGGTTGCTCTGGTCATTGGTATGACAAGCGCCGTGCTGGTGACTCGCTCTATTACCAAAGGCATCGCGCAGGTTAAACAGATCACCAACGAGCTTTCTCAAGGTAACCTGAATGTTGAAGTAAACATAGAGAGCAAAGACGAGATTGGCGAACTGCTGACCAATATGGAGATCACCATTGAATCACTGCGCGATATTGTTGGTCAAGTGAACCGCTCTAGCGTGCGTATTGGTGAGATGTCGGAGTCACTTAATCAGGTGACAAACAACAGCTCGACCAATGCAACACAATTGAACAATGAAATGATCAATATCTCTTCTGCCGTTGATCAATTGGCTTCCAGCACATCAGAAATTGCGGCAAGTGCTAACCACGCGTCTCAAGTTGCAAACCAAGCAACCGAGAATGTGGCAATGGGACTCAAAGAGGTCGACAAAACACTGCATGAGATTGGTAGCGCCGATGAAAGCATGCAGGTCAGCAGCCAAAAAGTGACTGACCTACACAAAGAGTCGATGAACATTGGTGCCATTCTTGAAGTAATTAAAGGCGTTTCTGAGCAAACCAACCTACTGGCATTGAATGCGGCTATTGAAGCTGCTCGTGCGGGTGAACAAGGTCGTGGATTTGCAGTAGTAGCCGATGAAGTGAGAACGCTAGCTAAGCGTACTCAAGACTCTGCAAGCCAGATTGATGAGCTCATCACCTCGCTACAACGTGGCGCTAAAGACGCGTTAGAGTCGATCAAAGAGAGCCACAGCACGGTTTCAGATGCTTCTACTCAGGCACAACAAGCCTCTCAGAACCTGCATGTGATTAACCAACACATCCAAGATTTGAATCAGGCCAACAGCCAGATTGCAGTATCGGTTGATGAACAGGATTGCTTGACTAAGTCGCTGGGTGAGAATGCACAAGGTGCAAACACCATCGCACAAAGCAACCAAGAGTCGGTCAGCAGCATTTCTGGCGCCGCGAGCGACTTAACCGACGTTGCTCACCACTTAGAAAGCCAAGTGAATCGATTTAGAACCTAG